A window of the Halichoerus grypus chromosome 2, mHalGry1.hap1.1, whole genome shotgun sequence genome harbors these coding sequences:
- the MINK1 gene encoding misshapen-like kinase 1 isoform X4, producing MGDPAPARSLDDIDLSALRDPAGIFELVEVVGNGTYGQVYKGRHVKTGQLAAIKVMDVTEDEEEEIKQEINMLKKYSHHRNIATYYGAFIKKSPPGNDDQLWLVMEFCGAGSVTDLVKNTKGNALKEDCIAYICREILRGLAHLHAHKVIHRDIKGQNVLLTENAEVKLVDFGVSAQLDRTVGRRNTFIGTPYWMAPEVIACDENPDATYDYRSDIWSLGITAIEMAEGAPPLCDMHPMRALFLIPRNPPPRLKSKKWSKKFTDFIDTCLIKTYLSRPPTEQLLKFPFIRDQPTERQVRIQLKDHIDRSRKKRGEKEETEYEYSGSEEEDDSHGEEGEPSSIMNVPGESTLRREFLRLQQENKSNSEALKQQLQQQQQRDPEAHIKHLLHQRQRRIEEQKEERRRVEEQQRREREQRKLQEKEQQRLGDMQALRREEERRQAEREQEYKRKQLEEQRQSERLQRQLQQEHAYLKSLQQQQGLPADRKALYHYGRGAAPADKPAWAREVEERTRMNKQQNSPLAKTKPGSAGPEPPLPQASPGPPGPLSQTPPMQRPVEPQEGPHKSLVAHRVPLKPYAAPVPRSQSLQDQPTRNLAAFPASREPDPAVPTPTATPSARGAVIRQNSDPTSEGPGPSPNPPAWVRPDPEAPPKVPQRTSSIAAALNTSGAGGARPTQAVRARPRSNSAWQIYLQRRAERGTPKPPGPPAQPPGPPNACSNPDLRRSDPGWERPEGALPSHGHLPQAGSLERNRVGASSKLDSSPVLSPGHKAKPEDHRSRPGRPASYKRAIGEDFVLLKERALDEAPRPPKKAMDYSSSSEEVESSEDEEESNGEPSEGSRDTPGARDGDTDSVSTMVVHDVEEMAGTQTPYGGGTMVVQRTPEEERGLLHADSNGYTNLPDVVQPSHSPTESGKGHSPPSKDGGGDYQSRGLVKAPGKSSFTMFVDLGIYQPGGSGDTIPITALVGGEGSRLDQLQYDVRKGSVVNVNPTNTRAHSETPEIRKYKKRFNSEILCAALWGVNLLVGTENGLMLLDRSGQGKVYGLIGRRRFQQMDVLEGLNLLITISGKRNKLRVYYLSWLRNKILHNDPEVEKKQGWTTVGDMEGCGHYRVVKYERIKFLVIALKSSVEVYAWAPKPYHKFMAFKSFADLPHRPLLVDLTVEEGQRLKVIYGSSAGFHAVDVDSGNSYDVYIPVHIQSQITPHAIIFLPNTDGMEMLLCYEDEGVYVNTYGRIIKDVVLQWGEMPTSVAYICSNQIMGWGEKAIEIRSVETGHLDGVFMHKRAQRLKFLCERNDKVFFASVRSGGSSQVYFMTLNRNCIMNW from the exons GACCCCGCTGGAATCTTCGAGCTGGTGGAAGTGGTCGGCAATGGAACGTACGGACAGGTGTACAAG GGTCGGCACGTCAAGACTGGGCAGCTGGCTGCCATCAAGGTCATGGACGTCACGGAG gacgaggaggaggagatCAAACAGGAGATCAACATGCTGAAGAAATACTCTCACCACCGCAACATCGCCACCTACTATGGGGCCTTCATAAAGAAGAGCCCCCCCGGGAATGACGACCAGCTCTGG CTGGTGATGGAGTTCTGTGGTGCTGGTTCCGTGACAGACCTGGTAAAGAACACGAAAGGGAACGCTCTGAAGGAGGACTGTATCGCCTACATCTGCAGGGAGATTCTGCGG GGTCTGGCCCATCTCCATGCCCACAAGGTGATCCATCGGGACATCAAGGGGCAGAACGTGCTGCTGACAGAGAACGCCGAGGTCAAGCTAG TGGATTTTGGGGTGAGTGCTCAGCTGGATCGCACTGTGGGCAGGCGGAACACTTTCATCGGGACCCCCTACTGGATGGCCCCGGAGGTCATCGCCTGTGACGAGAACCCCGATGCCACCTACGATTACAGG aGTGACATTTGGTCTCTAGGAATCACAGCCATCGAGATGGCAGAGGGGGCCCCCC CTCTGTGCGACATGCATCCCATGCGAGCCCTCTTCCTCATCCCCCGGAACCCACCCCCCAGACTCAAGTCCAAGAAATG GTCTAAGAAGTTCACCGACTTCATTGACACGTGTCTCATCAAGACCTACCTGAGCCGCCCGCCCACGGAGCAGCTGCTCAAGTTCCCGTTCATCCGCGACCAGCCCACGGAGCGGCAGGTCCGCATCCAGCTCAAGGACCACATCGACCGCTCCCGGAAGAAGCGAGGCGAGAAAG AGGAGACGGAGTACGAGTACAGCGGCAGCGAGGAGGAGGACGACAGCCACGGGGAGGAAGGCGAGCCCAG CTCCATCATGAACGTGCCCGGGGAGTCGACGCTGCGCCGGGAGTTCCTGCGGCTGCAGCAGGAGAACAAGAGCAACTCGGAGGCCCTgaagcagcagctgcagcagcagcagcagcgcgACCCCGAGGCGCACATCAAGCACCTCCTGCACCAGCGCCAGCGCCGCATcgaggagcagaaggaggagcGGCGGCGCGTGGAGGAG CAACAGCGGCGGGAGCGGGAGCAGCGGAAGCTGCAGGAAAAGGAGCAGCAGAGGCTCGGGGACATGCAGGCCCTGCGGCGGGAGGAGGAGCGACGGCAGGCCGAGCGCGAGCAG GAGTACAAGCGGAAGCAGCTGGAGGAGCAGCGGCAGTCGGAGCGGCTCCAGAGGCAGCTGCAGCAGGAGCACGCCTACCTCAAGTccctgcagcagcagcagggccTGCCCGCGGACAGGAAGGCCCTGTACCACTACGGCCGGGGCGCCGCTCCCGCCGACAAGCCGGCCTGGGCCCGAGAG GTCGAGGAGAGGACGAGGATGAACAAGCAGCAGAACTCCCCCTTGGCCAAGACCAAGCCCGGCAGCGCAGGGCccgagccccccctcccccaggcctccccagggCCCCCGGGCCCCCTTTCCCAAACTCCTCCTATGCAGAGGCCGGTGGAGCCCCAGGAGGGACCGCACAAG AGCCTGGTGGCGCACCGGGTCCCACTGAAGCCATATGCAGCGCCTGTACCCCGATCCCAGTCCCTGCAGGACCAGCCCACCCGAAACCTGgctgccttcccagcctcccgTGAGCCTGACCCCGCCGTCCCCACGCCCACTGCCACGCCCAGCGCCCGAGGAGCCGTCATCCGCCAGAATTCAGATCCCACCTCCGAAGGGCCCGGCCCCAGCCCGAACCCCCCAGCCTGGGTCCGGCCCGATCCTGAGGCCCCACCCAAG GTGCCTCAGAGGACCTCCTCCATCGCCGCCGCCCTCAACACCAGCGGGGCCGGAGGGGCCCGGCCCACTCAGGCTGTCCGTGCCAG ACCTCGCAGCAACTCCGCCTGGCAAATCTATCTGCAAAGGCGGGCAGAGCGGGGCACCCCCAAGCCTCCAGGGCCCCCCGCTCAGCCCCCTGGCCCGCCCAACGCCTGTAG CAACCCCGACCTCAGGAGGAGCGACCCTGGCTGGGAGCGCCCGGAAGGCGCCCTCCCATCTCATGGGCACCTGCCCCAGGCCGGCTCGCTGGAGCGGAACCGCGTGGGAG CCTCCTCCAAACTGGATAGCTCCCCCGTGCTCTCCCCCGGGCACAAGGCCAAGCCTGAGGACCACCGCTCCCGGCCAGGCCGGCCCGCA AGCTATAAGCGTGCCATCGGTGAG GATTTCGTGCTGTTGAAAGAGCGGGCCCTGGATGAGGCCCCGCGGCCTCCCAAGAAGGCCATGGACTACTCGTCGTCCAGCGAGGAGGTGGAGAGCAGCGAAGATGAGGAGGAAAGCAATGGCGAGCCATCCGAGGGGAGCAGAGACACCCCCGGGGCCCG TGACGGGGACACTGATAGCGTCAGCACCATGGTGGTCCACGATGTGGAGGAGATGGCCGGGACCCAGACCCCCTATGGGGGCGGCACCATGGTGGTCCAGCGC ACCCCCGAAGAGGAGCGAGGTCTGCTGCACGCGGACAGCAACGGCTACACCAACCTCCCCGACGTGGTCCAGCCCAGCCACTCGCCCACCGAGAGCGGCAAAGGTCACAGCCCCCCCTCGAAGGACGGAGGCGGCGAC TACCAGTCTCGCGGGCTGGTGAAGGCCCCTGGCAAGAGCTCATTCACGATGTTTGTGGACCTAGGCATCTACCAGCCTGGAGGCAGTGGGGACACCATCCCCATCACAG ccctggtggggggggagggcagccgGCTGGATCAGCTCCAGTACGACGTGCGGAAAGGCTCCGTGGTCAACGTGAACCCCACCAACACCCGTGCCCACAGCGAGACCCCCGAGATTCGGAAGTACAAGAAGCGGTTCAATTCAGAGATCCTCTGCGCGGCCCTATGGG GCGTCAACCTGCTGGTGGGCACGGAGAACGGCCTCATGCTGCTGGACCGGAGCGGGCAGGGCAAGGTGTACGGGCTCATCGGGCGGCGGCGCTTCCAGCAGATGGACGTGCTGGAAGGGCTCAACCTGCTCATCACCATCTCAG GGAAAAGGAATAAACTGCGGGTGTATTACCTGTCTTGGCTCCGGAACAAGATTCTGCACAATGACCCAGAAGTGGAGAAGAAGCAGGGCTGGACCACCGTGGGGGACATGGAGGGCTGCGGGCACTACCGCGTGG tgAAATACGAGCGCATTAAGTTCCTGGTCATCGCCCTCAAGAGCTCCGTGGAGGTGTACGCCTGGGCGCCCAAGCCCTACCACAAGTTCATGGCCTTCAAG TCCTTCGCCGACCTCCCTCACCGCCCCCTGCTGGTCGACCTGACAGTGGAAGAGGGTCAGCGGCTCAAGGTCATTTATGGCTCCAGCGCGGGCTTCCACGCCGTGGACGTGGACTCGGGAAACAGCTACGACGTCTACATCCCCGTGCAC ATCCAGAGCCAGATCACGCCGCACGCCATCATCTTCCTCCCCAACACCGACGGCATGGAGATGCTGCTTTGCTACGAGGACGAGGGCGTCTACGTCAACACGTACGGGCGGATCATCAAGGACGTGGTGCTGCAGTGGGGAGAGATGCCCACCTCCGTGG CCTACATCTGCTCCAACCAGATCATGGGCTGGGGCGAGAAAGCCATTGAGATCCGCTCGGTGGAGACGGGCCACCTGGACGGCGTCTTCATGCACAAACGGGCGCAGAGGCTCAAGTTCCTGTGCGAGCGGAACGACAAG GTGTTTTTCGCCTCAGTGCGCTCCGGGGGCAGCAGCCAGGTTTACTTCATGACGCTGAACCGTAACTGCATCATGAACTGGTGA
- the MINK1 gene encoding misshapen-like kinase 1 isoform X1, whose amino-acid sequence MGDPAPARSLDDIDLSALRDPAGIFELVEVVGNGTYGQVYKGRHVKTGQLAAIKVMDVTEDEEEEIKQEINMLKKYSHHRNIATYYGAFIKKSPPGNDDQLWLVMEFCGAGSVTDLVKNTKGNALKEDCIAYICREILRGLAHLHAHKVIHRDIKGQNVLLTENAEVKLVDFGVSAQLDRTVGRRNTFIGTPYWMAPEVIACDENPDATYDYRSDIWSLGITAIEMAEGAPPLCDMHPMRALFLIPRNPPPRLKSKKWSKKFTDFIDTCLIKTYLSRPPTEQLLKFPFIRDQPTERQVRIQLKDHIDRSRKKRGEKEETEYEYSGSEEEDDSHGEEGEPSSIMNVPGESTLRREFLRLQQENKSNSEALKQQLQQQQQRDPEAHIKHLLHQRQRRIEEQKEERRRVEEQQRREREQRKLQEKEQQRLGDMQALRREEERRQAEREQEYIRHRLEEEQRQLEILQQQLLQEQALLLEYKRKQLEEQRQSERLQRQLQQEHAYLKSLQQQQGLPADRKALYHYGRGAAPADKPAWAREVEERTRMNKQQNSPLAKTKPGSAGPEPPLPQASPGPPGPLSQTPPMQRPVEPQEGPHKSLVAHRVPLKPYAAPVPRSQSLQDQPTRNLAAFPASREPDPAVPTPTATPSARGAVIRQNSDPTSEGPGPSPNPPAWVRPDPEAPPKVPQRTSSIAAALNTSGAGGARPTQAVRARPRSNSAWQIYLQRRAERGTPKPPGPPAQPPGPPNACSNPDLRRSDPGWERPEGALPSHGHLPQAGSLERNRVGASSKLDSSPVLSPGHKAKPEDHRSRPGRPASYKRAIGEDFVLLKERALDEAPRPPKKAMDYSSSSEEVESSEDEEESNGEPSEGSRDTPGARDGDTDSVSTMVVHDVEEMAGTQTPYGGGTMVVQRTPEEERGLLHADSNGYTNLPDVVQPSHSPTESGKGHSPPSKDGGGDYQSRGLVKAPGKSSFTMFVDLGIYQPGGSGDTIPITALVGGEGSRLDQLQYDVRKGSVVNVNPTNTRAHSETPEIRKYKKRFNSEILCAALWGVNLLVGTENGLMLLDRSGQGKVYGLIGRRRFQQMDVLEGLNLLITISGKRNKLRVYYLSWLRNKILHNDPEVEKKQGWTTVGDMEGCGHYRVVKYERIKFLVIALKSSVEVYAWAPKPYHKFMAFKSFADLPHRPLLVDLTVEEGQRLKVIYGSSAGFHAVDVDSGNSYDVYIPVHIQSQITPHAIIFLPNTDGMEMLLCYEDEGVYVNTYGRIIKDVVLQWGEMPTSVAYICSNQIMGWGEKAIEIRSVETGHLDGVFMHKRAQRLKFLCERNDKVFFASVRSGGSSQVYFMTLNRNCIMNW is encoded by the exons GACCCCGCTGGAATCTTCGAGCTGGTGGAAGTGGTCGGCAATGGAACGTACGGACAGGTGTACAAG GGTCGGCACGTCAAGACTGGGCAGCTGGCTGCCATCAAGGTCATGGACGTCACGGAG gacgaggaggaggagatCAAACAGGAGATCAACATGCTGAAGAAATACTCTCACCACCGCAACATCGCCACCTACTATGGGGCCTTCATAAAGAAGAGCCCCCCCGGGAATGACGACCAGCTCTGG CTGGTGATGGAGTTCTGTGGTGCTGGTTCCGTGACAGACCTGGTAAAGAACACGAAAGGGAACGCTCTGAAGGAGGACTGTATCGCCTACATCTGCAGGGAGATTCTGCGG GGTCTGGCCCATCTCCATGCCCACAAGGTGATCCATCGGGACATCAAGGGGCAGAACGTGCTGCTGACAGAGAACGCCGAGGTCAAGCTAG TGGATTTTGGGGTGAGTGCTCAGCTGGATCGCACTGTGGGCAGGCGGAACACTTTCATCGGGACCCCCTACTGGATGGCCCCGGAGGTCATCGCCTGTGACGAGAACCCCGATGCCACCTACGATTACAGG aGTGACATTTGGTCTCTAGGAATCACAGCCATCGAGATGGCAGAGGGGGCCCCCC CTCTGTGCGACATGCATCCCATGCGAGCCCTCTTCCTCATCCCCCGGAACCCACCCCCCAGACTCAAGTCCAAGAAATG GTCTAAGAAGTTCACCGACTTCATTGACACGTGTCTCATCAAGACCTACCTGAGCCGCCCGCCCACGGAGCAGCTGCTCAAGTTCCCGTTCATCCGCGACCAGCCCACGGAGCGGCAGGTCCGCATCCAGCTCAAGGACCACATCGACCGCTCCCGGAAGAAGCGAGGCGAGAAAG AGGAGACGGAGTACGAGTACAGCGGCAGCGAGGAGGAGGACGACAGCCACGGGGAGGAAGGCGAGCCCAG CTCCATCATGAACGTGCCCGGGGAGTCGACGCTGCGCCGGGAGTTCCTGCGGCTGCAGCAGGAGAACAAGAGCAACTCGGAGGCCCTgaagcagcagctgcagcagcagcagcagcgcgACCCCGAGGCGCACATCAAGCACCTCCTGCACCAGCGCCAGCGCCGCATcgaggagcagaaggaggagcGGCGGCGCGTGGAGGAG CAACAGCGGCGGGAGCGGGAGCAGCGGAAGCTGCAGGAAAAGGAGCAGCAGAGGCTCGGGGACATGCAGGCCCTGCGGCGGGAGGAGGAGCGACGGCAGGCCGAGCGCGAGCAG gagtATATACGTCAcaggctggaggaggagcagcGGCAGCTCGAGATCCTCCAGCAACAGCTGCTCCAAGAACAGGCCCTGCTGCTG GAGTACAAGCGGAAGCAGCTGGAGGAGCAGCGGCAGTCGGAGCGGCTCCAGAGGCAGCTGCAGCAGGAGCACGCCTACCTCAAGTccctgcagcagcagcagggccTGCCCGCGGACAGGAAGGCCCTGTACCACTACGGCCGGGGCGCCGCTCCCGCCGACAAGCCGGCCTGGGCCCGAGAG GTCGAGGAGAGGACGAGGATGAACAAGCAGCAGAACTCCCCCTTGGCCAAGACCAAGCCCGGCAGCGCAGGGCccgagccccccctcccccaggcctccccagggCCCCCGGGCCCCCTTTCCCAAACTCCTCCTATGCAGAGGCCGGTGGAGCCCCAGGAGGGACCGCACAAG AGCCTGGTGGCGCACCGGGTCCCACTGAAGCCATATGCAGCGCCTGTACCCCGATCCCAGTCCCTGCAGGACCAGCCCACCCGAAACCTGgctgccttcccagcctcccgTGAGCCTGACCCCGCCGTCCCCACGCCCACTGCCACGCCCAGCGCCCGAGGAGCCGTCATCCGCCAGAATTCAGATCCCACCTCCGAAGGGCCCGGCCCCAGCCCGAACCCCCCAGCCTGGGTCCGGCCCGATCCTGAGGCCCCACCCAAG GTGCCTCAGAGGACCTCCTCCATCGCCGCCGCCCTCAACACCAGCGGGGCCGGAGGGGCCCGGCCCACTCAGGCTGTCCGTGCCAG ACCTCGCAGCAACTCCGCCTGGCAAATCTATCTGCAAAGGCGGGCAGAGCGGGGCACCCCCAAGCCTCCAGGGCCCCCCGCTCAGCCCCCTGGCCCGCCCAACGCCTGTAG CAACCCCGACCTCAGGAGGAGCGACCCTGGCTGGGAGCGCCCGGAAGGCGCCCTCCCATCTCATGGGCACCTGCCCCAGGCCGGCTCGCTGGAGCGGAACCGCGTGGGAG CCTCCTCCAAACTGGATAGCTCCCCCGTGCTCTCCCCCGGGCACAAGGCCAAGCCTGAGGACCACCGCTCCCGGCCAGGCCGGCCCGCA AGCTATAAGCGTGCCATCGGTGAG GATTTCGTGCTGTTGAAAGAGCGGGCCCTGGATGAGGCCCCGCGGCCTCCCAAGAAGGCCATGGACTACTCGTCGTCCAGCGAGGAGGTGGAGAGCAGCGAAGATGAGGAGGAAAGCAATGGCGAGCCATCCGAGGGGAGCAGAGACACCCCCGGGGCCCG TGACGGGGACACTGATAGCGTCAGCACCATGGTGGTCCACGATGTGGAGGAGATGGCCGGGACCCAGACCCCCTATGGGGGCGGCACCATGGTGGTCCAGCGC ACCCCCGAAGAGGAGCGAGGTCTGCTGCACGCGGACAGCAACGGCTACACCAACCTCCCCGACGTGGTCCAGCCCAGCCACTCGCCCACCGAGAGCGGCAAAGGTCACAGCCCCCCCTCGAAGGACGGAGGCGGCGAC TACCAGTCTCGCGGGCTGGTGAAGGCCCCTGGCAAGAGCTCATTCACGATGTTTGTGGACCTAGGCATCTACCAGCCTGGAGGCAGTGGGGACACCATCCCCATCACAG ccctggtggggggggagggcagccgGCTGGATCAGCTCCAGTACGACGTGCGGAAAGGCTCCGTGGTCAACGTGAACCCCACCAACACCCGTGCCCACAGCGAGACCCCCGAGATTCGGAAGTACAAGAAGCGGTTCAATTCAGAGATCCTCTGCGCGGCCCTATGGG GCGTCAACCTGCTGGTGGGCACGGAGAACGGCCTCATGCTGCTGGACCGGAGCGGGCAGGGCAAGGTGTACGGGCTCATCGGGCGGCGGCGCTTCCAGCAGATGGACGTGCTGGAAGGGCTCAACCTGCTCATCACCATCTCAG GGAAAAGGAATAAACTGCGGGTGTATTACCTGTCTTGGCTCCGGAACAAGATTCTGCACAATGACCCAGAAGTGGAGAAGAAGCAGGGCTGGACCACCGTGGGGGACATGGAGGGCTGCGGGCACTACCGCGTGG tgAAATACGAGCGCATTAAGTTCCTGGTCATCGCCCTCAAGAGCTCCGTGGAGGTGTACGCCTGGGCGCCCAAGCCCTACCACAAGTTCATGGCCTTCAAG TCCTTCGCCGACCTCCCTCACCGCCCCCTGCTGGTCGACCTGACAGTGGAAGAGGGTCAGCGGCTCAAGGTCATTTATGGCTCCAGCGCGGGCTTCCACGCCGTGGACGTGGACTCGGGAAACAGCTACGACGTCTACATCCCCGTGCAC ATCCAGAGCCAGATCACGCCGCACGCCATCATCTTCCTCCCCAACACCGACGGCATGGAGATGCTGCTTTGCTACGAGGACGAGGGCGTCTACGTCAACACGTACGGGCGGATCATCAAGGACGTGGTGCTGCAGTGGGGAGAGATGCCCACCTCCGTGG CCTACATCTGCTCCAACCAGATCATGGGCTGGGGCGAGAAAGCCATTGAGATCCGCTCGGTGGAGACGGGCCACCTGGACGGCGTCTTCATGCACAAACGGGCGCAGAGGCTCAAGTTCCTGTGCGAGCGGAACGACAAG GTGTTTTTCGCCTCAGTGCGCTCCGGGGGCAGCAGCCAGGTTTACTTCATGACGCTGAACCGTAACTGCATCATGAACTGGTGA